In Limisalsivibrio acetivorans, one genomic interval encodes:
- a CDS encoding tetratricopeptide repeat protein has translation MESPAFFKLYAQKFFEMLPEGGVLAVKGEEGSGKSTLLNHLRERLADERAGTPNVYLDFAVPSATDQEMALLALRGELIKRFKLGFPSFDIGYALYLVRTNSKKKLDRNLRLCSTSRVLTQILGMPGTSGSEFVAKVYSAVENNRKDVENWWKSGGGELFNAMLEKSPEQLRKSLPSLWAKDLQRSLDGSEAVFFIDSAEYLYDEDSSPSRAKRGRWLMELAERLPGVLFVIGGRDVFQWKESGFEGPFELFNMPPLNEAEASAVLKEKGLKGGELKKAIFASSAGSPLLLNVIADTLRLMAEGEGREPEPDDVEHGKNEILMLYTAVFMDYEAELARVLSVAGCFDKELYKYMIDEFIPEGVGFTFEDFLRLPVVKGDAGLGYSVINRTFSEEMYAGMNGDQKDNIHFSLFNYYNKKLEKLNPGFLNEEFFVTFREAYTHAKSVLDGEGFTEWFLDHHEKFFSGDKMGFWITLHRDIVEYLKGIMGLIHPYTARSIERLARMYFHVEEYDSAEPLLKRVVNIKEKLNGPEDDETLKTQSRLASLYAAQGDYKSAKELMEKTIETKGDADGPDHPDTLKLLQKMTDLAIKSGDLEEAKVVAERNARLHKQRLGDDHKDTLKAMEDYAGVLEKLKEFDEAEEVYREILETNEKVLGGDHPDTARSISRLAFFFFRKGDYDTAEPLFHRALEAKEGREGEGHPLTAAFYNNLGYVLYCKGEYERAEPLYEKAIEIKEKTLGKLHPSTLTGLANLASLKFRKGDYDEAEEIFRGALEASLASLGDKHPETATEMNNLAYVISRRGEFAEAEKLYREALNIREESLGEHPVTATSLNNLGEVLYRRGETEESVSLFERALELIETSLGEDHPNTRLVIRNLEKARSMLA, from the coding sequence ATGGAATCGCCGGCATTTTTCAAGCTTTATGCACAGAAATTCTTCGAGATGCTCCCCGAAGGGGGAGTCCTTGCCGTTAAAGGTGAAGAGGGGAGCGGAAAAAGCACCCTTCTTAACCATCTGCGGGAACGTCTCGCAGATGAGCGCGCAGGTACGCCCAATGTGTATCTCGATTTTGCGGTACCCTCCGCCACCGATCAGGAGATGGCTCTGCTCGCCCTGAGGGGTGAGCTTATCAAAAGATTCAAGCTCGGCTTTCCATCCTTCGATATAGGCTACGCCCTCTATCTAGTTAGAACCAATTCAAAGAAGAAGTTGGACCGGAACCTAAGGCTCTGCTCCACCAGTCGTGTGCTCACCCAGATCCTCGGCATGCCCGGAACCAGCGGAAGCGAGTTCGTTGCCAAGGTATATTCCGCCGTTGAGAACAACCGGAAGGATGTAGAGAACTGGTGGAAAAGCGGCGGTGGAGAGCTCTTCAACGCTATGCTTGAAAAATCACCGGAACAGCTCAGGAAGAGCCTTCCGTCTCTATGGGCAAAGGACCTCCAGAGATCCCTTGACGGTTCCGAGGCTGTATTCTTCATAGATTCTGCGGAATATCTTTACGATGAGGACTCAAGCCCTTCCAGGGCAAAGCGTGGCCGCTGGCTTATGGAGCTTGCCGAAAGGCTCCCTGGAGTGCTCTTTGTTATCGGCGGGCGTGATGTTTTCCAGTGGAAGGAGTCCGGCTTTGAGGGACCCTTTGAGCTGTTTAATATGCCTCCTCTTAACGAAGCGGAGGCCTCTGCAGTCCTCAAAGAGAAGGGGCTGAAGGGGGGCGAACTGAAGAAGGCGATATTCGCATCCTCAGCCGGCAGTCCGCTTCTTCTCAACGTTATTGCGGACACTCTCAGATTAATGGCTGAGGGAGAGGGGAGAGAGCCCGAGCCCGATGATGTGGAGCATGGAAAGAACGAGATACTTATGCTCTACACAGCCGTTTTCATGGACTACGAAGCAGAGCTTGCAAGGGTTCTCTCCGTTGCGGGGTGTTTTGATAAGGAGCTCTACAAGTATATGATAGATGAGTTCATACCCGAGGGTGTGGGCTTTACCTTCGAGGACTTTCTGCGTCTCCCGGTTGTTAAGGGGGATGCGGGTCTTGGCTATTCTGTCATAAACCGGACATTCAGCGAGGAGATGTACGCCGGAATGAACGGCGATCAGAAGGACAACATCCATTTCTCCCTCTTCAACTACTACAACAAAAAGCTGGAGAAGCTTAACCCCGGCTTTCTTAACGAGGAATTCTTCGTGACATTCCGTGAGGCCTACACCCATGCAAAGTCAGTACTGGATGGTGAAGGCTTCACCGAATGGTTTCTGGACCACCATGAAAAGTTCTTCTCCGGCGACAAGATGGGCTTCTGGATAACCCTGCACAGGGATATTGTGGAGTACCTCAAGGGGATCATGGGTCTCATACACCCCTACACCGCCAGAAGCATCGAAAGGCTCGCCAGAATGTACTTCCATGTTGAGGAGTATGACAGCGCTGAGCCCCTGCTTAAGCGTGTGGTAAACATCAAGGAGAAGCTGAACGGGCCTGAGGATGATGAAACCCTCAAGACACAGAGCCGCCTTGCCTCCCTATATGCCGCACAGGGTGATTATAAATCCGCTAAGGAGTTGATGGAGAAGACCATCGAAACCAAAGGGGATGCCGATGGGCCGGATCATCCCGATACACTCAAGCTGCTCCAGAAGATGACGGACCTCGCCATAAAGAGCGGTGATCTCGAGGAGGCAAAGGTCGTTGCCGAGCGAAACGCAAGGCTTCATAAACAGAGGCTCGGAGATGACCATAAGGATACGCTCAAAGCGATGGAGGATTACGCAGGTGTCCTTGAGAAGCTGAAGGAGTTTGACGAGGCTGAGGAAGTCTACAGAGAGATACTGGAGACCAACGAGAAGGTTCTCGGAGGGGACCATCCCGATACAGCCAGAAGCATAAGCAGGCTTGCCTTCTTCTTCTTCCGTAAAGGTGATTACGACACCGCAGAACCCCTTTTCCACAGAGCGTTAGAGGCTAAAGAGGGTCGAGAGGGTGAAGGGCATCCGCTGACTGCCGCCTTCTATAATAACCTCGGCTACGTGCTTTACTGCAAAGGTGAATACGAAAGGGCTGAGCCCCTTTACGAAAAGGCTATTGAGATTAAGGAGAAGACCCTAGGAAAGCTGCACCCCAGCACCCTTACTGGTCTGGCAAACCTCGCCTCCCTCAAGTTTCGCAAAGGGGATTATGATGAGGCAGAGGAAATCTTTAGAGGCGCTCTAGAGGCTAGTCTGGCAAGCCTTGGGGATAAACATCCCGAAACAGCAACGGAGATGAACAACCTCGCCTACGTCATAAGCAGGAGAGGGGAATTCGCCGAGGCGGAGAAGCTTTACAGGGAGGCTCTGAATATCCGTGAGGAGAGCCTTGGTGAGCACCCTGTAACTGCAACGAGTCTTAATAATCTTGGCGAGGTTCTTTACAGAAGGGGTGAGACAGAGGAGTCCGTATCCCTCTTTGAAAGGGCTCTGGAGCTTATCGAAACAAGCCTAGGTGAGGACCATCCCAACACAAGGCTAGTTATCCGAAACCTTGAGAAAGCCCGCAGTATGCTCGCCTGA
- a CDS encoding M16 family metallopeptidase, translating to MNASVERFELKNGIDVVYRNMPDMKVASVQVWMKTGAVNENDKNNGISHFLEHMVFKGTKSFEPGDIDRTVESSGGSMNAATSKDYTFYYITMPSKNAETAFNVLSEMLFDAKFLPEEIEKEKPVVVQEIKRKFDRPTYDMWVYLYRELFKSSPYEREVIGTEENVLSFTREQLLDYYNHYYHPENMTLVIAGDMDKKEALKLAVKYFERDDKEGAGSRYSGEANRGLQGNIVKTFERGVSQEYGVVAYPAPDVETDMLYSFEVLSEIIAGGEFSVLNSKLKHELGIVNSINAGYLGLKHGGSFIFTYTCSEGKSDEVVRYLDSFIPELGEYIGEKSIERAKNRLKSQTAFQRERSSSEARDIGYSYTLGIPAYYHDFLEKISSVESGDILKAANKVFSGKYIDVRTLPGG from the coding sequence TTGAACGCGTCAGTGGAAAGATTTGAACTGAAAAACGGAATTGATGTTGTTTACCGCAATATGCCGGATATGAAGGTGGCTTCTGTTCAGGTATGGATGAAAACAGGTGCGGTGAATGAGAACGATAAGAACAACGGGATCTCCCATTTCCTTGAGCACATGGTTTTCAAGGGAACGAAATCCTTCGAACCCGGTGATATAGACAGAACGGTTGAGAGCTCCGGCGGAAGCATGAACGCCGCCACCAGCAAGGACTACACCTTCTACTATATCACTATGCCATCAAAGAACGCCGAGACAGCCTTTAATGTCCTCAGCGAGATGCTGTTCGATGCGAAGTTCCTTCCAGAGGAGATCGAGAAGGAGAAGCCCGTTGTTGTTCAGGAAATAAAGCGCAAGTTTGACAGGCCCACCTATGACATGTGGGTCTATCTTTACAGGGAGCTTTTCAAGTCCTCCCCCTACGAGCGTGAGGTTATCGGAACCGAGGAGAACGTGCTCTCCTTCACAAGGGAACAGCTCCTTGATTACTACAATCACTACTACCATCCGGAGAACATGACACTCGTTATTGCGGGTGATATGGATAAGAAAGAGGCCCTCAAGCTCGCCGTTAAATACTTTGAAAGGGATGATAAGGAGGGGGCCGGCAGTCGCTACTCCGGCGAGGCGAACAGGGGACTGCAGGGTAATATCGTAAAAACCTTCGAGCGTGGTGTTAGCCAGGAGTATGGTGTTGTGGCATACCCCGCACCCGATGTTGAAACGGATATGCTCTATTCCTTTGAGGTGCTCTCCGAGATTATCGCTGGTGGTGAATTCTCTGTGCTTAATTCAAAGCTCAAGCACGAGCTGGGCATCGTGAACTCCATTAATGCAGGCTATCTGGGCCTTAAGCATGGGGGTTCATTCATATTCACCTATACCTGCAGTGAAGGGAAGAGTGACGAGGTTGTTAGGTATCTGGATTCCTTTATTCCGGAACTCGGGGAATATATAGGCGAGAAAAGCATAGAGAGAGCTAAGAACAGGCTGAAGAGCCAGACAGCCTTCCAGAGGGAGCGAAGCTCCAGCGAGGCAAGGGATATCGGATATTCCTACACCCTCGGAATCCCCGCCTACTACCATGATTTTCTGGAAAAAATCAGTTCTGTGGAGAGTGGGGATATACTAAAGGCGGCAAATAAGGTATTCTCAGGTAAGTATATCGATGTAAGAACCCTCCCCGGGGGTTAA
- a CDS encoding NAD-glutamate dehydrogenase domain-containing protein: MLNLSCISCLTRTDFNRFKGTSLDDRHKEIFKNYEEKPLYNFARIMMRHLPVNLVNFLSDEDMVELYKYLFDKVEKRKKKKLSVDIDTMEELPFFVGNFCIASIVTDDRPFIYDSLWEYFGSLDDHKLFVVHPIFGIKRDRTGKITEIGDSHVGGGNESFVVIFMEDIQKSEVKTIKSDISEIYSNVMAAVDDFQSMNEVMHNLAMEFREKDSDVSKFIHWLMDENFIFQGTRVVEIDEQSGERHFSDLGVFNLYTLEPNYSMLLESVKEGKFNTVNGYPVVVDKSLKKSLVKERSHFDRIIFIDNEGPKTRLVYLLGLFSSVAHKAAPHEISIVKEKVRDTLDYFNFVPGSHDYKWIRDILDHFPKTEIFNFEKEAIAEILELILSMQGANQLRICYRDFRPLKNIFFFIAMPLARFSTELVEEIRSFLELFFNATTLDISIRDDQHKRSFLHFHLIVKDASILDNIDEAEIKAGIMSMLKDWDTYLYDMLRERLGGGECDQVFKQYSPHFNEAYKSKNTPAEGYLDIIRLMKLKGISSVLHSEGDMAILRIYSEKRLLLTELMPILDNLGLKVFEQDIYEIELENRSQYINVVYFADIADPEVFAATYQKNIPELVTAILSGKVENDRVNALAVSEKLTWRQIDILRGLRYFIKQIDSSFYVKTLSMALIDNNEIAAKLVQYFELKFNPSGKKKDTTDIEKDIRSMIESVESASEDKALRYFLKVIQGIVRTNYYMEPQREYISFKIKSKDMPIISEPRPMFEIYVHSASMEGVHLRGGKVARGGIRFSDRNDDFRTEILGLVKTQMVKNAVIVPVGSKGGFIVKQRFAERSEDRENIVNQYKNFISGLLDITDNYKGTKVVHPKRVRIYDENDPYLVVAADKGTATFSDIANSISVNYGFWLGDAFASGGSTGYDHKKVGITAKGAWESVKRHFRERGKDIQNEEFTVIGIGDMSGDVFGNGMLLSRKIRLKAAFNHMHIFLDPNPDAETSYKERQRLFRNPQMNWKDYDIKLISKGGGIFDRAAKRINLTPEIKEMLATSEDTLTGGELIQCILRMEAELLWNGGIGTYVKASFETDRQVGDPSNDDVRVDADAIRVKVIGEGGNLGFTQLARMQFAELGGHVYTDALDNSGGVDMSDHEVNLKIIFNHFVEQNLMKDMKERNSYIRKITPEVTDLVLNGNYSQSMTVSSDLMRYSENPVTYRETARFLRDEGLLDFRIEHIRFTDAERTATAPELAILLSYAKIHLYNHVEGMLNLDNPLVYREYNDYYPKSVVERYGKKLDGHKLMSEITATAIVNRIMNQTGSTFFYELSKSTNRPFEELVENYLLGEELFGCREIRADIRRLDNRAQAKAQYLALMELEKTIKVSVEWLILDENRELLKGKEDQLQEVFKLLPRYMTDDMKDKYNYLIKELTDCGIPKTLATKVCRIRYNKPAFDVFRIVCRTGMPVRDVLKRYYEIGRRFEINTLTQKMKGIKIKNEWERVNKETMLIKLKRIQMVLSTSFCMRDRNWLHNLLDTESGFIENYDRFMESARNEEIDSLVPFNVIIEMFATVADRYEVKG, encoded by the coding sequence ATGCTCAATCTCTCCTGTATTTCCTGCCTTACCAGGACGGATTTCAACAGGTTTAAAGGAACAAGCCTTGATGATCGCCATAAGGAGATCTTCAAGAATTACGAAGAAAAGCCGCTTTACAACTTTGCACGCATAATGATGCGGCATCTTCCAGTTAACCTCGTCAACTTCCTCTCCGATGAGGATATGGTGGAGCTTTATAAGTACCTTTTTGACAAGGTTGAGAAGAGGAAGAAGAAGAAACTTTCCGTTGATATCGATACAATGGAGGAGCTCCCTTTCTTTGTTGGTAATTTCTGCATCGCCTCCATAGTCACCGATGACCGCCCCTTTATATACGATTCACTCTGGGAGTATTTCGGCTCCCTTGATGACCATAAGCTTTTTGTTGTCCACCCTATTTTCGGCATTAAACGTGACAGAACCGGAAAGATAACCGAGATCGGCGACAGCCATGTGGGGGGCGGAAACGAAAGCTTCGTTGTTATCTTCATGGAGGACATCCAGAAGTCTGAGGTTAAGACCATAAAGAGTGACATCTCAGAGATCTACAGCAACGTTATGGCGGCTGTGGACGATTTCCAGTCTATGAATGAGGTAATGCACAACCTCGCCATGGAGTTCCGTGAGAAGGACAGCGATGTTAGCAAGTTTATCCACTGGCTTATGGATGAAAACTTCATATTCCAGGGAACTAGGGTTGTGGAGATAGATGAACAGAGCGGTGAGAGACATTTTTCCGATCTCGGCGTATTTAACCTGTATACCCTGGAACCGAACTACAGCATGCTTCTGGAATCGGTGAAGGAAGGGAAGTTCAATACGGTAAACGGCTACCCCGTTGTGGTTGATAAATCATTGAAAAAGAGCCTTGTAAAGGAGCGTTCCCATTTCGACAGGATCATCTTTATAGATAATGAGGGTCCGAAAACAAGGCTTGTGTATCTTCTGGGCCTCTTCTCAAGTGTGGCCCATAAGGCTGCTCCCCACGAGATCTCCATCGTTAAGGAGAAGGTTAGAGATACCCTTGACTACTTCAACTTCGTTCCCGGCTCCCACGACTATAAGTGGATACGTGATATTCTCGATCACTTCCCGAAGACGGAGATATTCAATTTCGAGAAGGAGGCGATTGCGGAGATACTCGAGCTTATCCTTTCCATGCAGGGTGCGAACCAGCTCAGGATATGCTACAGGGACTTCAGGCCGTTGAAGAATATCTTCTTCTTTATTGCGATGCCCCTTGCACGTTTCTCCACCGAGCTTGTGGAGGAGATCCGCTCCTTCCTCGAACTTTTCTTCAACGCCACCACTCTGGATATATCCATAAGGGACGACCAGCATAAGAGAAGTTTTCTCCATTTCCATCTTATAGTTAAGGATGCCTCCATCCTTGATAATATCGATGAGGCGGAGATAAAGGCCGGCATAATGTCCATGCTTAAGGACTGGGATACATATCTTTACGATATGCTCAGAGAGAGGCTTGGCGGTGGCGAATGCGATCAGGTATTTAAGCAGTATTCACCTCACTTCAACGAGGCGTATAAGAGTAAAAACACCCCTGCGGAGGGTTATCTCGATATAATCCGCCTTATGAAGCTTAAGGGTATAAGCTCTGTCCTCCACAGCGAAGGGGATATGGCCATACTGCGCATCTATTCGGAGAAGCGCCTCCTCCTCACAGAGCTGATGCCTATCCTCGACAACCTCGGCCTAAAGGTTTTCGAGCAGGATATTTATGAGATCGAGCTTGAGAATAGAAGCCAGTATATCAACGTTGTGTACTTCGCAGATATTGCGGATCCGGAGGTCTTTGCTGCAACATACCAAAAGAACATCCCCGAACTCGTTACGGCGATACTGAGCGGAAAGGTGGAGAACGACCGTGTTAACGCACTGGCCGTTTCCGAAAAACTCACTTGGCGTCAGATAGATATCCTGCGCGGTCTTCGCTATTTCATAAAACAGATCGATTCAAGTTTCTATGTGAAAACTCTGAGCATGGCGCTCATCGATAACAACGAGATCGCCGCCAAGCTTGTTCAGTACTTTGAGCTTAAGTTTAACCCCTCCGGCAAGAAGAAGGACACCACGGATATAGAGAAGGATATCCGCAGCATGATCGAGAGTGTTGAATCCGCCAGTGAGGATAAGGCTCTGCGCTATTTTCTCAAGGTTATACAGGGGATCGTCAGGACGAACTACTACATGGAGCCCCAGCGTGAGTACATATCCTTCAAGATCAAATCGAAGGATATGCCTATTATAAGTGAACCTAGACCTATGTTTGAGATATACGTACACAGCGCCTCCATGGAGGGTGTTCATCTCAGAGGGGGGAAGGTTGCCAGGGGCGGAATCCGCTTCAGCGATCGTAACGACGACTTCCGTACGGAGATCCTCGGCCTTGTGAAAACCCAGATGGTGAAGAACGCAGTGATCGTCCCCGTGGGCTCCAAGGGGGGCTTCATCGTGAAGCAGCGTTTTGCAGAGAGGAGCGAGGACAGGGAGAACATCGTCAACCAGTACAAGAACTTTATCAGCGGCCTCCTTGACATCACCGACAACTACAAAGGTACGAAGGTTGTCCATCCCAAACGTGTACGCATCTATGACGAGAATGATCCCTACCTCGTTGTGGCGGCGGACAAGGGTACGGCGACATTCAGTGATATAGCAAACTCCATCTCCGTTAACTACGGCTTCTGGCTCGGCGATGCCTTCGCCTCCGGCGGCAGTACGGGGTACGACCATAAGAAGGTGGGTATCACAGCCAAGGGTGCATGGGAGAGCGTTAAGCGACACTTCCGTGAGCGTGGCAAGGATATCCAGAACGAGGAGTTCACCGTGATCGGCATCGGCGATATGTCCGGTGACGTCTTCGGAAACGGTATGCTCCTTTCCAGAAAGATAAGGCTTAAGGCGGCCTTTAACCATATGCACATATTCCTCGACCCCAACCCCGATGCAGAAACGAGTTACAAGGAGCGTCAGCGGCTTTTCCGCAATCCCCAGATGAACTGGAAGGATTACGACATCAAGCTGATCTCAAAGGGTGGAGGCATATTCGACAGGGCGGCTAAACGTATAAACCTTACCCCTGAGATAAAGGAGATGCTCGCCACATCCGAGGATACCCTTACCGGCGGAGAGCTTATCCAGTGCATCCTGCGCATGGAAGCGGAGCTCCTCTGGAACGGCGGCATCGGAACATACGTCAAGGCCTCTTTCGAGACGGACAGGCAGGTTGGAGACCCCTCCAACGATGATGTGCGAGTGGATGCGGATGCTATCCGTGTGAAAGTGATAGGCGAAGGCGGAAACCTAGGATTCACCCAGCTTGCAAGGATGCAGTTTGCCGAGCTTGGCGGCCATGTTTATACAGATGCTCTGGACAACTCCGGCGGCGTTGATATGTCCGACCATGAGGTAAACCTGAAGATTATCTTCAACCACTTCGTCGAGCAGAACCTGATGAAGGATATGAAGGAGCGCAACAGCTATATACGGAAGATAACCCCCGAGGTTACTGATCTTGTGCTTAACGGAAACTACAGCCAGTCGATGACAGTGAGCAGCGATCTTATGCGCTATTCCGAGAATCCCGTAACCTACCGTGAAACGGCTAGGTTTCTGCGTGATGAAGGGCTTCTCGATTTCCGCATAGAGCATATACGCTTCACCGATGCAGAAAGAACCGCCACGGCTCCTGAGCTTGCGATTCTGTTGTCCTATGCAAAGATACACCTCTACAATCATGTGGAGGGGATGCTTAACCTTGACAACCCTCTGGTATATAGAGAATATAACGACTACTATCCGAAGAGCGTAGTGGAGAGATACGGTAAAAAGCTGGATGGTCACAAGCTGATGAGCGAGATAACCGCAACGGCCATTGTGAATAGAATAATGAACCAGACGGGCTCTACATTTTTCTATGAATTATCTAAGAGCACAAACCGCCCCTTTGAGGAGCTTGTGGAGAACTATCTCCTTGGCGAGGAGCTCTTTGGGTGCAGAGAGATAAGGGCCGATATAAGGAGGCTCGATAACAGAGCACAGGCAAAGGCCCAGTATCTGGCACTTATGGAACTGGAGAAAACGATTAAGGTTTCTGTGGAATGGCTTATACTCGATGAAAACCGTGAATTGCTCAAGGGTAAGGAGGACCAGCTTCAGGAGGTCTTCAAGCTCCTGCCTAGATATATGACCGATGACATGAAGGATAAGTACAACTATCTCATCAAGGAGCTTACGGACTGCGGTATCCCCAAAACCCTAGCGACGAAGGTTTGCAGGATACGCTACAACAAGCCAGCCTTTGATGTCTTCCGCATAGTATGCCGGACCGGAATGCCCGTTAGGGATGTTCTCAAGCGCTACTATGAGATAGGCCGCCGTTTCGAGATCAATACCCTTACCCAGAAGATGAAGGGAATTAAGATCAAGAACGAGTGGGAGAGGGTGAATAAGGAGACGATGCTGATAAAACTGAAGCGCATCCAGATGGTTCTCTCCACCAGCTTCTGCATGCGTGACAGAAACTGGCTTCATAATCTCCTTGACACGGAAAGCGGTTTTATCGAAAACTACGACAGGTTCATGGAATCCGCCAGAAACGAAGAGATTGATTCTCTGGTTCCCTTCAACGTAATAATAGAGATGTTTGCCACAGTGGCGGACAGATACGAGGTAAAGGGATGA
- a CDS encoding chemotaxis protein CheX, with protein sequence MKAEFVNPFISSTLSVFKTMIGMDPVKGDLYIKSDEKLFYDVSGAIGLVGDFVGYVSISFPEDLALEVGSQFLGEEITELNNELGDAVGEIINMVTGSAKKHFSDKGKKFNISVPNVVVGKGHTIQRPANIICIGVKFHLNDKIFVVEVAMKEKK encoded by the coding sequence ATGAAAGCTGAATTTGTTAATCCCTTTATCTCTTCCACCCTTTCCGTTTTCAAAACAATGATAGGCATGGATCCCGTAAAAGGGGATCTCTATATCAAATCCGATGAAAAGCTTTTCTATGATGTTTCCGGTGCCATCGGCCTTGTGGGCGACTTTGTGGGCTATGTTTCCATTAGCTTTCCCGAAGATCTCGCCCTTGAGGTAGGCAGCCAGTTCCTCGGCGAGGAGATCACAGAGCTTAATAACGAGCTCGGCGATGCTGTGGGTGAGATTATCAACATGGTCACTGGCAGTGCAAAGAAGCATTTCTCCGACAAAGGCAAGAAATTCAACATATCCGTTCCCAATGTTGTTGTGGGCAAAGGGCATACCATACAGCGCCCTGCGAACATAATCTGCATCGGTGTCAAATTCCATCTCAACGATAAGATCTTTGTTGTTGAGGTTGCCATGAAGGAAAAAAAGTAG
- a CDS encoding NUDIX hydrolase yields MDRDSIRRAVGGYRRVELPRTETCASVFLPVVTGESGAEVLFTKRPESLNSHGGEVSFPGGVVDEGESTLDGAHREVYEEIGVPASRIEVVGTLDDEISKAGFRVTPYVGLLSEPLNLVLSPDEVSAVYRIPLETLADPELRWTENWVRRGEKVTVYFFRHNHDIIWGLTARILYKFLVTLKMLDN; encoded by the coding sequence TTGGATAGGGACAGCATAAGGCGTGCTGTGGGGGGCTACCGAAGGGTTGAGCTCCCCCGCACAGAAACCTGCGCCTCGGTATTCCTCCCCGTTGTTACGGGGGAATCTGGTGCAGAGGTCCTCTTTACAAAGAGACCCGAAAGCCTCAACAGCCACGGTGGAGAGGTTTCATTTCCGGGGGGTGTTGTGGATGAGGGTGAGAGTACCCTTGACGGCGCCCACCGTGAGGTTTATGAGGAGATCGGTGTGCCAGCTTCACGTATCGAAGTTGTGGGTACCCTCGATGATGAGATCTCCAAGGCTGGTTTCCGTGTTACCCCGTATGTGGGTCTTCTCAGCGAACCGCTGAATCTGGTCCTCTCCCCCGATGAGGTGAGCGCAGTATACCGTATACCGCTGGAGACGTTGGCGGATCCTGAACTTCGCTGGACAGAGAACTGGGTCAGGCGTGGCGAGAAGGTTACGGTCTATTTCTTCCGCCATAACCATGATATAATCTGGGGGCTCACAGCCCGCATACTTTATAAATTTCTTGTCACTCTAAAAATGTTGGACAACTAG